A stretch of Plesiomonas shigelloides DNA encodes these proteins:
- the sapB gene encoding putrescine export ABC transporter permease SapB, which produces MIIYTLRRLSLLVITVLILTLIGYWLKSYGSAPSDLSWFDGYSQYLMALSDGNFGVSNVTGEPLSEQLLNVFPATLELCLLAFILALIVGIPLGLIAGARRGRWQDFIISAIALVGFSIPVFWLGILLIMLFSLHLGWLPISGQHSLLYEVQRVTGFILVDAWLSDSPYREQIIYNTVMHMILPVVVLSLSPTTEVIRLMRASTEQVVDKPYVKVAATRGWSRLTILRRSILRNALPPIIPKLGLLFSTMLTLAMITETVFSWPGIGRWLIQALNQHDYAAISAGVVVVGSSVIFISVLSELVGAAVNPLIRKEWYEVH; this is translated from the coding sequence ATGATCATCTACACCCTGCGTCGGCTCAGCCTGTTGGTGATTACGGTGCTGATCCTGACCCTCATCGGCTACTGGCTCAAAAGCTATGGTAGCGCGCCGTCTGATCTGTCATGGTTTGACGGTTACAGCCAGTACCTGATGGCGTTGAGCGATGGCAACTTCGGCGTCTCCAACGTCACTGGCGAGCCACTTAGCGAGCAATTGCTGAACGTGTTTCCGGCCACGCTGGAGCTGTGCTTGCTAGCCTTTATTCTGGCGCTGATCGTCGGTATTCCGCTCGGTCTGATTGCCGGTGCGCGCCGTGGTCGCTGGCAAGATTTCATTATCTCCGCCATCGCGTTGGTTGGTTTTTCCATCCCGGTATTCTGGCTGGGGATCTTGCTGATCATGCTGTTTTCCCTGCACTTAGGCTGGCTGCCGATTTCCGGTCAACACAGTCTGCTGTATGAAGTGCAGCGGGTAACCGGATTTATTCTGGTGGATGCGTGGTTATCTGACTCACCGTACCGCGAGCAGATTATTTACAACACCGTGATGCACATGATTTTACCGGTGGTCGTGCTGTCGTTATCACCGACCACCGAAGTGATCCGCTTGATGCGCGCCAGTACTGAACAAGTGGTCGACAAACCGTATGTGAAAGTGGCGGCTACCCGCGGGTGGTCACGACTGACCATTTTGCGCCGCTCGATTTTGCGCAATGCCCTACCACCGATCATTCCTAAATTAGGGCTGTTATTTTCCACCATGCTGACACTGGCGATGATCACTGAAACCGTATTTAGCTGGCCAGGAATTGGCCGCTGGTTGATTCAAGCACTGAACCAGCATGACTATGCCGCCATCTCCGCCGGTGTGGTGGTGGTGGGTAGCTCCGTTATTTTTATCAGCGTGCTGTCGGAACTGGTCGGCGCCGCGGTTAACCCGCTGATCCGTAAAGAATGGTACGAGGTTCACTGA